DNA sequence from the Alkaliphilus metalliredigens QYMF genome:
ATTACTTTCTTATTCATAAGAGGCTCCTCCTATGTCCATTGCTTCTTTGGAATAAAACGATTGTACCATTATATTGTTAGTATAACGTTAATATAAGGTTAATATAACGTTAATATAGTGTTGGAATTGTGTTAAGATTGTGTTAAGATAACTAGATTATAACATTGGTTTCTATAGTGTGCAATCGTTTTCTGACAATTATAGCGTAAATTATTTCATTTTACATAGAAAGAGTCCATGTATAATTATGAAAAAAATTACACATGGACTCTTCAGTATTTATTTACTTGGCAATCGAACCTTAAAATGACTACCTTGATTCAGTTTGCTAGAAACCTCTATTGTCCCTCCAAACTCCGTCACAATATGCTTCACAATAGTCAGTCCTAGTCCAGTTCCCCCCACGTCTCTGCTTCTGGCCTTATCCACTCGATAGAATCTTTCAAATATACGTTCACAATCTTCTTTAGGTATACCGATACCATTATCCATAACCATAATACTGATTTCATTCTGCTCATTCTTTGCCGAAACTTTTATTTGTCCCCCGGTTGGGGTATATTTAATCGCATTTTCGATTAGATTGACCAGCATCTGTTTAAACCAATCGCTATTTCCAAAAAGGGTGTGGACATTCTTTTCTATGTGGGTTTTTAGTTGAATATTTTTTTTAGCTGCAATACCACTCATCATATATTGAACCTCATTGATTAACCCTTCGATATCTAAGACTTCATACTTAGCTAAGCGTTGAATATTCTCTATTTCCGACAGTCTTAATATATCGTTTATTAATCTTTTTAATCGTTCAGTTTCTAGTTCAATAATATTTAGAGCCATTTTCCTGTCTTTTTCGTCTAAGCTCTCCCAAGACTGTAGTGTCTCTACAAATCCGCTAATCAAAGTTAATGGCGTCCTCAGCTCATGGGAAACATTCGCCGCGAATTCACTTTTTAAGGCTTCTAATTTTCTAATTTCAGTGACATCTTGTATTAATAAGAAAACACCTATCACATCATCATTATCATTTTTGTTTTTCATTAAAGAAGACTTTACTTTGACTATTCTTTTATTTTCATCCATGAGTTTCATTTCTTCCTCATAGGACTTTTTATGGATAAATGTATTTTCAATCATCTCATACATTTCGTTATTTTGAATTGCTTTATCCATAGGACTACCTATGACTACATCTTGCTCCACATTCAACAGCTCTCTAGACTCATGATTGATAAGGAGGATCTTCTTATTTAAATCTAATGCAATCACACCATCGGTCATGCCCGTTAACATCGAATCCATTTTAATGTTTTG
Encoded proteins:
- the pnpS gene encoding two-component system histidine kinase PnpS, whose amino-acid sequence is MKRKLLISYISLLLVGTLITGVLSFSFIRNSYIKNKEEKLISNANLIIDSLMLEQELQAKRNYFWLVQNFAGQIEARVTFIDDKGQVLADSIDNSIMFVNQRNKPEFILAEKGEVRSVQRIDETTGKNSIYLTMAMIDIDGRKMIIRLSDDIEDILELNMTFLRYISISIMVGLVVAMGIGYWQIGSIIKPIKELKAASKLISKGDFKKRIKVKTNDELQDLGDSFNKMAMKLEKMISAIKDQNIKMDSMLTGMTDGVIALDLNKKILLINHESRELLNVEQDVVIGSPMDKAIQNNEMYEMIENTFIHKKSYEEEMKLMDENKRIVKVKSSLMKNKNDNDDVIGVFLLIQDVTEIRKLEALKSEFAANVSHELRTPLTLISGFVETLQSWESLDEKDRKMALNIIELETERLKRLINDILRLSEIENIQRLAKYEVLDIEGLINEVQYMMSGIAAKKNIQLKTHIEKNVHTLFGNSDWFKQMLVNLIENAIKYTPTGGQIKVSAKNEQNEISIMVMDNGIGIPKEDCERIFERFYRVDKARSRDVGGTGLGLTIVKHIVTEFGGTIEVSSKLNQGSHFKVRLPSK